One genomic region from Candidatus Mesenet endosymbiont of Agriotes lineatus encodes:
- the prfB gene encoding peptide chain release factor 2 (programmed frameshift) — protein MKEKLEIFEYFKNLSSNISMVRRCLDVDGLSLSLKELESKCADDSLWQDVQMAHELLSKKAKVQGSLDSFLSLESEYTNNINLLELALNENDDSFFFEIQDNLLKLEERIKDKEIECLFTEIVDSNNCYIEIHSGAGGTESNDWANMLMRMYIRWAENYHNFKAEIVDKLDGDEVGIRSVTIKVIGEKAYGWAKSESGIHRLVRISPFDAGAKRHTSFASVGISPIIDETIDVRIDEKDLRIDTYRSSGAGGQHVNKTESAIRITHIPTGIVVRCQNDRSQHRNRDEAFKLLKGRLYQLELQKREQKIAREHGKKSTIGWGSQIRSYVMSPYQMVKDLRTGQETGNVNAVLDGNIDPFIMAFLTNKS, from the exons ATGAAAGAAAAATTAGAAATTTTTGAGTATTTTAAAAATCTGAGTAGTAACATTTCTATGGTTAGGAGGTGTCTT GACGTAGATGGTTTAAGTCTATCCCTTAAGGAATTAGAATCTAAATGTGCAGATGATTCATTATGGCAAGATGTACAGATGGCACATGAGCTTTTGAGTAAGAAAGCTAAAGTTCAGGGAAGCTTAGATTCATTCCTGAGTTTGGAAAGTGAATATACCAATAATATTAATCTTTTGGAATTAGCATTAAATGAAAATGATGATAGCTTCTTTTTTGAAATTCAAGATAATTTATTAAAACTAGAAGAAAGGATTAAAGATAAAGAAATAGAGTGCTTGTTTACGGAAATAGTAGACAGCAATAATTGTTATATTGAGATCCATTCAGGTGCTGGAGGAACAGAGAGCAATGATTGGGCTAATATGCTTATGCGCATGTATATTAGATGGGCAGAGAATTATCATAATTTCAAAGCTGAAATTGTAGATAAACTGGATGGTGATGAAGTGGGAATAAGGTCAGTAACTATAAAGGTTATTGGTGAAAAAGCTTACGGATGGGCAAAGAGTGAAAGTGGTATACATAGATTAGTAAGGATTTCACCTTTTGATGCAGGTGCTAAACGCCATACTAGCTTTGCAAGCGTGGGGATATCGCCAATTATAGATGAAACAATTGATGTGCGTATAGATGAAAAAGATCTGCGCATAGATACCTATAGATCTTCTGGTGCTGGCGGTCAACATGTTAATAAGACAGAAAGTGCTATACGAATCACTCATATTCCCACGGGAATTGTGGTGCGATGCCAAAATGATCGTTCTCAACATAGAAATCGGGATGAAGCATTTAAGTTACTTAAAGGTCGTCTTTATCAACTAGAATTACAGAAGAGAGAACAAAAAATTGCACGAGAGCATGGTAAAAAATCCACTATTGGTTGGGGAAGCCAAATTAGGTCGTATGTAATGAGTCCTTATCAGATGGTTAAAGATTTAAGAACTGGACAAGAGACAGGTAACGTTAATGCAGTTTTAGATGGTAACATTGATCCATTCATTATGGCTTTTTTGACAAATAAATCTTAA
- a CDS encoding pyridoxal phosphate-dependent aminotransferase, which produces MSNVIAKRMLGIKPSPILSITDRANRSKAKGLQCCVMSAGEPDFDTPEHIKQAAITAINNGKNKYTAVSGTQELKEAIVNKFERDNGLVYKLDQICVTVGAKQALYNLFMSTINDGDEVIISAPYWASYIDMIAIAGGKSVIIECKQKNDFKLLPALLEEKITNKTKWLVINSPSNPTGAVYTYNDLKDIAQVLLKYPHVNIVTDDIYEHIIYDDQKFFNIAQVESKLYKRVFIINGASKAYSMTGWRIGYIAGKNDVIDAVSTIQSQSTSNPNSIAQAATVAALNGSHDFLKERVDIFRRRRDMVIGQLQEIPGLSIFVPNGAFYLFISCNDLMGRRTKKGKLIENDLDFGEYLLDDYLVAVVPGIAFGMQNFIRISYAASEEQLSYGCDQITKACKSLYE; this is translated from the coding sequence ATGTCAAATGTTATTGCAAAAAGGATGTTAGGTATAAAACCATCACCAATTCTTAGTATTACCGATAGAGCAAATCGATCGAAAGCTAAAGGGTTGCAATGTTGTGTGATGAGTGCTGGAGAGCCTGATTTTGATACTCCTGAGCATATAAAACAAGCAGCTATTACAGCAATTAACAATGGAAAAAACAAATATACAGCTGTCAGTGGCACTCAAGAACTAAAAGAGGCAATAGTAAACAAGTTTGAAAGGGATAATGGGCTTGTTTATAAATTAGATCAGATTTGCGTTACTGTAGGGGCTAAGCAAGCGCTCTATAATTTGTTTATGTCAACAATAAATGACGGTGATGAAGTTATAATTTCCGCTCCATATTGGGCTTCTTACATTGACATGATAGCGATTGCCGGGGGAAAGTCAGTAATTATTGAATGTAAGCAAAAGAATGATTTTAAACTGCTTCCTGCTCTACTGGAAGAAAAGATTACTAATAAGACAAAATGGCTTGTAATTAACTCACCAAGTAACCCAACAGGTGCTGTATATACATATAATGATTTAAAAGATATTGCACAAGTTTTACTTAAATATCCACATGTAAATATAGTCACAGATGATATATATGAACATATTATATATGATGATCAAAAATTCTTTAATATTGCGCAAGTGGAATCAAAGTTATATAAGAGGGTTTTTATAATTAATGGTGCTTCCAAAGCTTATTCTATGACTGGATGGCGTATTGGTTATATTGCAGGAAAGAATGATGTAATTGATGCAGTCTCCACTATACAATCTCAGAGCACTTCTAATCCAAATTCAATTGCTCAAGCAGCTACTGTAGCTGCACTTAATGGTAGTCATGATTTCTTAAAGGAAAGAGTAGACATCTTTAGAAGACGTAGGGATATGGTAATAGGTCAGCTTCAGGAAATTCCTGGGTTATCAATATTTGTTCCAAATGGTGCGTTTTATTTATTTATTTCATGTAATGATTTAATGGGTAGACGTACAAAGAAAGGCAAATTAATAGAAAATGATTTAGATTTTGGAGAATATCTTCTAGATGACTACTTAGTTGCAGTAGTGCCAGGAATTGCTTTTGGTATGCAGAACTTCATTAGAATTTCTTATGCAGCCTCTGAAGAGCAATTATCTTACGGCTGTGATCAAATAACTAAAGCATGTAAGAGCCTATACGAGTAA
- a CDS encoding ankyrin repeat domain-containing protein, with amino-acid sequence MDNAAQTPLHYATKKGSQDIMRLLIQYGADPNARDKDGKAPLHYAIEKGNRDAVLLLMEYNADLNVQDEGDRTPLYWTISYNNTDIAKLLIFSGAEINNSTSLPLLHRAIEKNNQEIVQLLVQSKADLNAKNKYGNTPLDIAVHYERLNIIMLLIDSGAKIDSNMLFYAVEKGNKNIITSLISHGANVNVQNNAKETPLHTAIYQSQGNEYIVTLLLLNGADVNVPDNAGKTPIDIAIGHSNERIVQLLIQNGTKISNKSDLLYQVTDKGYKNVVETLISSHVDLNFKYEYNAGDTLLHLVAKKGYKDIARLFIANGADLNAKNEYGNTPLDIAVHYGHLNIIMLLIDSGAEINSNVLFYAFNQGNQDMIESLILHNANINIQNNAGETPLHIAVNQGDKHIIQSLVSHGASVGNRIDLLHQVIDRGHENIAELLIKAANPNIKYSNDMGNTLLHLAAEKNYQGITRLLIEKGVNVNAKNKYGQSPLDLAILSGRAKTVQLLIDEKAEINLSDKIVCCQTIGHDLKNVVEYCINKAGNINMLYDSHGSLLHYAAKKGYTDTAELLIKSRADVNVLDEKLKTPLHYAAEEGYVNIAKLLISSCVDVDIRNIDSKTPLFLAIGDGNQDMVVLLIENGASINIYDISFNTPLHYAADKNDNYPIFELLVMSGADIYASNQHNQTAMSIAVSKNNTNVIDLLTNSTKKIENTIPSMKKIDHDSCGDMSIIINQVGKHPECFYPELPFQSFRDLPFCSDIATTQDVLSISNTNYIRGNTSMVGSGLLAYFFASKFMCYLNQKKMISDKKNELFDSICIGDIKKTTLLLKSRVNPNVKSDSNQAPIHVAVLSSNLRIVKKLVRFGADINILNCNGSTALDLAIYQQDQDMIGFLLDQGAMVDIGSTPTLYLAILRGKQEIVRLLYDRGANINLNNDEGCTALFPAVSGDYIEIASFLLESKANVNVSDIYGTYPIHLAVSHAKNLDMVTLLCDFGADVNVQDNMGRTALSIAITCYAQEEKNGMQDIVGFLLRKKARSDISDKNGDYPIHLAIKQMEHPIIVEMLLVTDQNNVNHRDLAGLTPLNLAIKYGNLDAVIVLVKYNSISDIGHAFAIATENEIAYPAIERFLLQCIRDFSIKNGIEPISVGSVILWETEFSKLPKHKVCELFTPKRKRSNDSSSTKSSSFYSMSTQSSSASFKSCSSISTALCDKFNDLLDFDQFECDSVSPAVKRVKISR; translated from the coding sequence ATTGATAATGCTGCTCAAACACCATTACATTATGCTACAAAAAAAGGCAGCCAAGATATCATGCGATTGCTGATTCAATATGGAGCAGATCCTAATGCTCGGGATAAGGATGGCAAAGCACCATTACATTATGCTATAGAAAAAGGCAACCGAGATGCAGTTCTGTTATTAATGGAGTATAACGCTGATCTTAATGTACAAGATGAAGGTGATAGAACCCCGTTATATTGGACCATCAGTTACAATAATACAGATATTGCTAAGTTATTGATATTTAGTGGAGCAGAAATTAACAACAGTACTTCTTTGCCATTATTGCATCGTGCTATAGAAAAAAATAACCAAGAAATTGTTCAATTATTAGTACAAAGTAAAGCAGATCTTAATGCTAAAAATAAATATGGTAACACTCCATTAGACATTGCCGTCCATTATGAACGCCTAAATATTATTATGCTGTTAATAGATAGTGGAGCAAAAATTGACAGTAACATGTTATTTTATGCTGTTGAAAAGGGTAACAAAAACATAATTACATCATTGATATCTCATGGTGCAAATGTTAATGTTCAAAATAATGCAAAAGAAACACCATTACATACAGCTATTTACCAAAGTCAAGGTAATGAGTATATTGTTACACTCTTATTACTCAATGGAGCAGATGTTAATGTTCCAGATAATGCAGGAAAAACACCAATAGATATAGCTATTGGACATAGTAATGAGCGTATTGTTCAACTCTTAATACAAAATGGAACAAAGATTAGTAATAAATCAGATTTATTATATCAAGTCACTGATAAGGGCTATAAAAATGTGGTTGAGACGTTAATTAGCAGCCATGTAGATCTCAATTTTAAATACGAATATAATGCAGGTGATACACTATTACATCTAGTTGCTAAAAAAGGCTATAAGGATATTGCGCGGTTGTTTATAGCAAATGGAGCAGATCTTAATGCTAAAAATGAATATGGTAACACTCCATTAGACATTGCCGTCCATTATGGACACCTAAATATTATTATGCTGTTAATAGATAGTGGAGCAGAAATTAACAGTAATGTGTTATTTTATGCTTTCAATCAAGGTAATCAAGACATGATTGAATCATTGATATTGCATAATGCAAATATTAATATTCAAAATAATGCAGGAGAAACACCGCTACATATAGCTGTTAATCAAGGTGATAAGCATATTATTCAATCCTTAGTGTCACATGGAGCAAGTGTTGGCAATAGAATAGATTTATTGCATCAAGTTATTGATAGAGGTCATGAAAATATAGCTGAACTGTTAATTAAAGCTGCGAACCCTAATATTAAATATAGCAATGATATGGGTAATACACTATTACATCTGGCTGCTGAAAAGAACTATCAAGGTATTACAAGGTTATTAATAGAGAAGGGAGTAAATGTTAATGCTAAAAATAAGTATGGTCAGTCACCATTAGACCTTGCTATTTTATCTGGCAGGGCAAAAACTGTTCAATTATTAATTGATGAAAAAGCAGAGATTAATCTTTCTGATAAAATTGTATGTTGCCAGACAATTGGACATGATCTTAAAAATGTTGTTGAATATTGTATCAATAAAGCAGGGAATATAAATATGTTATATGATAGTCATGGTTCTCTATTACACTATGCTGCTAAAAAAGGTTATACGGATACTGCTGAGTTATTAATAAAGAGCCGTGCAGATGTTAATGTCCTAGACGAAAAGTTAAAAACACCATTACATTATGCTGCTGAAGAAGGTTATGTGAATATTGCTAAGTTATTAATAAGTAGCTGTGTAGATGTTGATATTAGAAATATAGACAGTAAAACGCCACTATTTTTAGCTATCGGTGACGGCAATCAAGATATGGTTGTGTTGTTAATAGAAAATGGTGCAAGTATTAATATTTATGATATATCTTTTAATACTCCATTGCATTATGCTGCTGATAAAAATGATAACTATCCTATCTTTGAATTGCTGGTCATGAGTGGTGCAGATATTTATGCTAGTAATCAACACAATCAGACAGCGATGAGTATTGCTGTCAGTAAGAATAATACTAATGTTATTGACTTACTAACAAATAGTACGAAAAAAATAGAAAATACAATACCAAGTATGAAAAAAATAGATCACGACAGTTGTGGTGATATGAGTATTATAATAAATCAAGTTGGAAAACATCCTGAATGTTTTTACCCTGAATTGCCATTTCAAAGTTTTCGTGATTTGCCATTTTGCAGTGATATAGCAACTACACAAGATGTACTTAGTATTAGTAATACTAATTATATTAGAGGAAATACATCTATGGTAGGGTCAGGCCTCTTAGCCTACTTTTTTGCATCAAAGTTTATGTGCTATTTAAATCAGAAAAAGATGATTTCTGATAAAAAAAATGAACTTTTTGATTCAATATGTATAGGTGATATAAAAAAGACCACTCTACTGCTAAAATCAAGGGTTAATCCAAATGTAAAAAGTGATTCTAACCAGGCACCTATCCATGTTGCTGTTTTATCCAGTAACTTACGTATAGTAAAGAAATTAGTTCGATTTGGAGCTGATATCAACATATTGAATTGCAATGGAAGCACAGCCCTAGATCTTGCAATTTATCAACAAGATCAAGATATGATTGGATTCTTGTTAGATCAAGGTGCAATGGTTGATATTGGAAGTACACCTACTCTTTACTTAGCTATTTTGAGAGGGAAACAAGAGATAGTAAGGTTGTTATATGACAGAGGAGCGAATATTAATCTCAATAATGATGAAGGATGTACAGCTTTATTCCCTGCAGTTTCTGGGGATTATATAGAAATAGCTAGCTTTTTACTTGAATCAAAGGCAAATGTTAATGTTAGTGATATATATGGAACCTATCCTATTCATTTAGCTGTATCTCATGCAAAAAATCTTGATATGGTAACGCTGTTATGTGACTTTGGTGCTGATGTTAATGTACAAGATAATATGGGAAGAACAGCTTTGTCTATAGCAATAACATGCTATGCTCAAGAGGAAAAAAATGGTATGCAAGATATAGTTGGCTTCTTATTAAGAAAAAAAGCACGTAGTGATATTTCTGATAAAAATGGTGATTATCCTATTCACTTAGCTATAAAACAGATGGAGCACCCAATTATAGTTGAGATGCTCCTTGTTACTGACCAAAATAATGTAAATCATAGAGACCTTGCTGGGCTTACTCCTCTCAATTTAGCAATAAAATATGGCAACTTAGATGCGGTTATTGTGTTAGTTAAGTACAACAGTATTAGTGATATAGGACATGCTTTTGCTATTGCTACAGAAAATGAGATAGCTTATCCAGCTATAGAAAGATTTTTATTGCAGTGCATAAGAGATTTCAGTATCAAAAATGGTATTGAACCGATATCCGTTGGTTCAGTAATTTTATGGGAGACTGAATTCAGTAAATTGCCAAAGCATAAAGTGTGTGAGCTTTTTACACCTAAACGTAAAAGATCTAATGATAGCTCCAGTACAAAATCGTCTTCTTTTTATTCAATGTCCACTCAATCTTCTTCAGCATCATTTAAATCTTGCTCATCTATAAGTACTGCTTTATGTGATAAATTCAATGATTTATTAGATTTTGATCAATTTGAGTGTGATTCAGTTTCACCTGCCGTAAAAAGAGTAAAAATCAGTAGGTAA
- the mgtE gene encoding magnesium transporter, which translates to MIDYLSYKLDEKTIDLLTKSIEQVDKDIILQITQKIDEVQLAYFLLISTTEHRSQLIKIIDQSLLEKAFIHIVPELRVEIINILGIRKIAGILAAFNAEDIVAIVKDLDDKDKRNIIKLLPQAIKKSVDELLSYPEESAGRLIHKDIVIAPEYWNIEQLLKFLHHHRRTPKKFYQIFVVNPKLEPVGVVELSDILCAQIDKSIKNIMKTDIKVIKTGVDQEEVASIFQKYSLLSAPVVNKEGRIIGAILIEDVVNVIQQETEEDIFKLSRVSKTDVSSSLYRTIVKRLPWLLINLCTATLSSLVIGLFGNTLKQLIELSIIMPMIASIGGNAGLQAVTVTIRAITTKQLAKQNTARLLIKELLTGLISGVILAVVSVMFIILRFHNIKLEILFGISVIITFTIATSAGAMIPIILNSLRVDPAISSSILICATTDTLSFLTLLGLAKAFLFS; encoded by the coding sequence ATGATAGATTATTTAAGCTATAAGCTAGATGAAAAAACAATTGATCTTTTAACAAAATCTATAGAGCAGGTAGATAAGGATATTATCCTCCAAATTACGCAAAAAATAGATGAAGTACAACTGGCTTATTTTTTACTAATTTCAACTACAGAACATAGGAGTCAATTGATAAAGATAATAGATCAAAGCCTACTGGAAAAGGCCTTTATTCACATAGTACCTGAACTAAGAGTAGAAATTATTAATATATTAGGAATAAGAAAAATTGCTGGGATATTAGCTGCATTTAATGCGGAAGACATAGTAGCAATTGTGAAGGACTTAGATGACAAAGATAAGAGAAACATTATCAAGCTTTTGCCACAAGCTATCAAAAAGTCAGTAGATGAGCTACTATCATATCCAGAAGAAAGTGCTGGTAGGTTAATACATAAGGATATTGTAATAGCTCCTGAATATTGGAATATTGAACAGTTACTGAAGTTTTTACATCATCATAGGAGGACACCAAAGAAGTTTTATCAAATTTTTGTTGTTAATCCAAAACTGGAACCAGTGGGAGTAGTAGAGCTAAGTGATATACTGTGTGCACAGATTGATAAATCAATAAAAAATATAATGAAAACTGATATTAAAGTAATCAAAACCGGAGTAGACCAAGAAGAAGTTGCAAGCATATTTCAAAAATACTCTTTGCTTTCTGCCCCTGTGGTTAACAAAGAAGGGCGTATAATAGGGGCAATTCTAATTGAAGACGTGGTAAATGTCATTCAACAAGAAACAGAAGAAGATATATTTAAACTTAGTAGAGTATCTAAAACAGATGTTAGTTCTTCTTTATACAGAACTATTGTAAAACGCTTGCCATGGTTATTAATAAATTTATGTACAGCGACACTTAGTTCTTTAGTTATAGGATTATTTGGCAACACGCTCAAACAGCTTATTGAGTTATCAATAATAATGCCAATGATAGCTTCTATTGGCGGTAATGCAGGATTACAAGCGGTAACGGTTACCATTCGGGCTATAACTACTAAGCAGCTTGCAAAACAAAATACAGCAAGATTATTAATAAAAGAACTACTTACAGGACTTATTAGTGGAGTTATCTTAGCTGTGGTATCGGTAATGTTTATAATTCTTAGATTTCATAACATCAAACTTGAAATCTTATTTGGCATTTCAGTAATTATAACCTTCACTATTGCAACATCTGCAGGGGCAATGATACCAATTATATTAAATAGCCTAAGGGTTGATCCTGCCATATCTTCATCTATATTGATATGTGCCACTACAGATACTTTATCATTTTTAACACTTCTTGGTTTAGCAAAAGCTTTTCTCTTTAGCTAG
- a CDS encoding ankyrin repeat domain-containing protein, with protein MSLQEEFFSAISSANIQKVARALLSSSLNINVQNSEGQTAILLAALHSNLCIAKMLMVFGADPNIKDKYGMTAISMATVNNTEILEILQHTEEEGKYPEQKVSIQEMFFYAVSSKQIKRAVFMLANTSTMKIDAKNEYGNTAVHLAVSNNDLHMLEILAAFRANLNIQDDQGNTALFTAILGGSLDMIQTLLKLGAGYNICNIRDNFPIHLAVERRYLTIINQLCTEDTVNRKNFNGLVPLHLAIRHNSVGIVEKLLLCDHIDINIRDNNGDTPLIMAAKNDCLEIVRLLLKHGVNPSLKNYAGKMFSDFASSQGMECLATTVSLYGSIICSSSPLKRKGSMDGMDDESDKNSHRPKVESLEYTYQKPLDEQNTTRRFAIRKRKNLTNTSYKCESFLNMPGISLPKAPHREYNMLDIDSPASSTSMLDINSPASSTSMLDINLPASSTSMLDINSPASSTNMLDINLPASSTNMLDINLPASSTNMLDINSPASSTSMLDINSPKSASCGSLSEYENFSNMSNIVSPESPVQRRCRLDTGLLRSTSMGSPRSVFSRSPYKCENFSNISDISLGGSSFRSDSIDMFDISPPESNVSQSSYMSRCGRYFSTLDLNSSECDSPKSSAKRIRLR; from the coding sequence ATGAGTTTGCAAGAAGAATTTTTTTCTGCTATATCTTCTGCCAATATACAGAAAGTTGCACGAGCATTGTTGTCTTCATCTTTAAACATTAATGTACAAAATAGTGAAGGGCAGACTGCTATTTTGTTAGCTGCTTTACATAGCAACCTGTGTATAGCAAAGATGTTAATGGTATTTGGGGCTGATCCAAACATAAAGGATAAATATGGTATGACAGCCATATCTATGGCAACTGTTAATAATACGGAGATTCTTGAGATATTACAGCATACTGAGGAGGAAGGTAAATACCCAGAACAAAAAGTGAGCATACAAGAAATGTTTTTTTATGCAGTGTCTTCTAAACAAATAAAGAGAGCTGTATTTATGCTAGCAAACACTTCAACTATGAAGATTGATGCAAAAAATGAATATGGGAACACTGCTGTTCATTTGGCCGTTTCGAATAATGATCTGCATATGTTAGAAATATTAGCAGCATTTAGAGCTAATCTTAATATACAAGATGACCAAGGTAATACAGCCTTATTTACAGCAATTTTAGGTGGCAGTTTAGATATGATTCAAACTTTATTAAAATTAGGTGCAGGATACAATATTTGTAACATTAGGGATAATTTCCCCATTCATTTAGCAGTCGAGAGAAGATATTTAACCATAATTAACCAATTATGTACAGAAGATACTGTAAATCGAAAGAACTTTAACGGGTTGGTGCCTCTTCACTTGGCAATAAGACATAATAGTGTGGGTATAGTAGAAAAATTGTTACTATGTGACCATATTGATATTAATATACGTGACAATAATGGAGATACCCCTTTGATTATGGCAGCTAAAAATGATTGTCTAGAAATAGTAAGGCTCTTATTAAAACATGGGGTTAATCCTAGTCTGAAGAATTATGCTGGAAAAATGTTTTCTGACTTTGCGAGTTCACAAGGAATGGAATGTTTAGCAACTACCGTGAGTTTATATGGGAGTATTATATGTTCATCTTCTCCATTGAAGCGCAAGGGGTCTATGGATGGGATGGATGATGAGTCGGACAAAAACTCACATAGACCTAAAGTTGAGTCTTTAGAATACACATATCAAAAACCTTTGGACGAGCAAAATACAACTCGTAGATTTGCAATACGTAAACGCAAAAATCTTACAAATACTTCATATAAATGTGAAAGCTTCCTTAACATGCCAGGTATAAGCTTACCTAAAGCTCCGCACAGAGAATATAATATGTTGGATATAGATTCACCGGCATCTTCCACTAGTATGTTAGATATAAACTCACCAGCATCTTCCACTAGTATGTTAGATATAAACTTACCGGCATCTTCCACTAGTATGTTAGATATAAACTCACCAGCATCTTCCACTAATATGTTAGATATAAACTTACCGGCATCTTCCACTAATATGTTAGATATAAACTTACCGGCATCTTCCACTAATATGTTAGATATAAACTCACCGGCATCTTCCACTAGTATGTTAGATATAAACTCACCTAAATCCGCTTCCTGTGGATCTCTAAGTGAATATGAAAACTTTTCTAATATGTCAAATATAGTCTCACCCGAATCTCCAGTTCAAAGAAGGTGTAGATTAGATACAGGTTTACTAAGATCTACTAGTATGGGTTCACCTAGGTCTGTTTTTTCTAGATCACCATATAAATGTGAAAACTTTTCTAATATATCAGATATAAGCTTAGGTGGATCTTCATTTCGATCTGATAGTATTGATATGTTTGATATAAGCCCACCTGAATCTAATGTCTCTCAGTCATCTTATATGTCTAGATGTGGAAGGTATTTTAGTACATTAGACTTGAATTCCTCTGAATGTGACTCTCCTAAGTCATCTGCTAAAAGAATAAGGCTTAGATAA